The Cololabis saira isolate AMF1-May2022 chromosome 18, fColSai1.1, whole genome shotgun sequence genome contains the following window.
TTGTACATCGTTACGAGTAAATACAGTAACAACAAACAGATTAAGGCCTCAGTCCAGGTGCAGTACAGTAAATCCACTATTGTTGcgcacacatgaacacatagaTAACATGACAATCAAATAAAAATctgaataatgataataatggcAAGAAAGGTGGATAACTGATGCTGGTTTCACAACCTGTCTTTAACTGATGAACCCTTCCAAGCAAAAATGATGTTTGCTGTTTCAAAAGCTGGGTTAGTTTTGTTTGATAAAATGTTCTTGTTTCGCAAAGCACACACGCACAAAACAAGCTGTTCAACTGTAGTCAGAAGCTTGCCGACACAATCCACTTTAAAATGCCATAAATCATCATTTAATACACAAAaatctatataaaaaaaaaagaaaaaataagacgaGTAAATGGGAAAGGACAGGAGGAGCTAGCTGCACGCTCCACCTCCGACTGGGCCTTTCACGCAGCAGCAGTTACAGTAACACATGTTCACATTATATGGTAAAACAAAACCcatgaaaaaaaagacacaaacaagAGCAACAAAACCAGgaaaaatacatacataaatagataaataaataaataaaaacacaagtgTTGATTCGCACGCAGGCTTTCCACTCAACCCCCGAGAACCTTTTCCGGACTGAATGGTTCCCGACTACGACAGAGATCAGCAGTGCTCCAGTGATACGAGAGCACAGCTgcaatggtttttttttgtttgttttttttatcatttgatAGCACGCTGATACTTTCCGCAACAGTTTCCCTCTTGCTCATTTGACTCTTCAAACGATACGTTTCAGGTACAAACACAGGCCTCAGCCTCCttacacaaaacaaaagtaGTATAATAAGGCAGGAACACTTTTTTCAATATTGaatgaatagaaaaaaaagaaatgactcAGATCAGTAGTATATAGAGTCAGATTGCACATGTTAGGATATATGGAGTCAGATTGCACATGGTAGGATATATGTAGTAGCTATACGATTGTCCCGTGTCTACACGTAGACGTAAACCAGTAACGTTGTTGGCTTGCTGCCTTGTTTCTAAAGAGAAGCGCTCCAAGGACGCCGTCTCACTCTCATCAACTCTGCACAAGCCTGCAGGTTcaaaaacagagaagaaaacTTAGATTACTACCTAAAATAAAGAGGTTTACGCCCTCTGCCTCCCCGTTTCTGTAAAGTAAAGCCAGTGCTTATAAACTGACTCAAAACTGGGAATGGTTTAATATGAAAGAGTCAGACAGTCTTTTGTCTCTTCATGCATTTTTTAAAGTGCCCAgattcagggttgagggttagACGCCGGCGCTGTCACAGGCTGGAGGGCTGCGGCTGCTGCTGTATCTGCGCGCGGTGGCCCGGCTGCACCCCCTCACAGTCTTTAGGTCCTTCCACCAGCCCCCGCGCGTACATGAGGACGAGTGTGACGGTGGCGAAGGTGGCGGCGTTGACGGGGAAGGCTCGCAGCAGCGTGGAGGTGAGGCCGCGCGTGAACACCCTGTAGCCCTCCCGGCCCACGCTCTGCCGCACGCAGTCGGCGATGCCGCTGTACTGGTGGACCCCCCCGACCCCGTCCGCCTGCAGCCGCGATTTGATCACGTCCACGGGGTAGGTGGAGATCCAGGAGGCGATGCCGGCCATGCCCCCCGCGAACAGCAGCTTGGGGATCATGTAGCGGTCGTCGGGCTCGCAGCCCAGGCTGCGCGTCAGCATGTCGTACGCCCAGAAATACACCCCGAAGCCGGGCGTCTCGCGGATCAGGGTGGTGACCATGCCTCTGTTTACGCCGCGCAGACCCTCCCGCTTGTAGATGCGCACCAAACAGTCCAGGGAGTTCTTGTAAAGCTTCCTCGTCGACTTCTTCTCCCCCGTGCCCTGCAATTGCATGCGGGTTTTGGCCAGCTCCATGGGGCAGCAGATGAGACACTGGATGGCGCCCGCCGCTGCGCCGGCCAGGAACTGGTTGCTGGGGGTGTCCTCGGCGAGCTGCCGCATAGCGTTCCCCTGGACGCCGAACACTATGGCGTTGATGAACGTAAGGCCCATCATGGGAGACCCGATGCCTTTGTACAAACCAAACGCCTGTGAGAGGGAGAGACGGGAGGTGACGTGAGGTAATGCAATGCTTAGCAAAGCTAATTCACGCTTTCATATCTAgccggtagggatgggcggtatggactaaaaaaattatcacgataatttctggcatttatcccaataacgataaaaatgacaataaaaaaataccatttcaactccacctttgtaactataaatctatcaccacattcagtctttggagcccccaaatcactgctctaaaagaatactaaatgcaactaaacgtcatcaatgggaatttatctttctttctttctttctttctttctttctttctttctttctttctttctttctttctttctttctttctttctttctttctttctttctttctttctttctttctttctttcaggctcatatcttccttccttccttccttccttccttccttccttccttccttccttccttccttccttccttccttccttccttccttccttccttccttccttccttccttccttccttccttccttccttccttccttccttccttccttccttccttccttccttccttccttccttccttccttccttccttccttccttccttccttccttccttccttccttccttccttccttccttccttccttccttccttccttccttccttccttccttccttccttccttccttccttccttccttccttccttccttccttccttccttccttccttccttccttccttccttccttccttccttccttccttccttccttccttccttccttccttccttccttccttccttccttccttccttccttccttccttccttccttccttccttccttccttccttccttccttccttccttccttccttccttccttccttccttccttccttccttccttccttccttccttccttccttccttccttccttccttccttccttccttccttccttccttccttccttccttccttccttccttccttccttccttccttccttccttccttccttccttccttccttccttccttccttccttccttcatgtacgttgtgcgtggatttaacacagaaccataaatcagctttacacaaaaacgtcatcaacaggaatttatcatttttaccgcgagatgacaaattcttatcgtggggaatttttttgacggtttatcgtgaacggtaaaatatcgcccattcctactagcCGGTTAGACTACTGTAATGCACTTTTCACAGGTCTCCATAAGAAAACCACAGGGAGACTTCAGCTCATCCAAAACTCTGCAGCTCGACTgttaacaaaaactaaaaagagAGAGCACATTAGTCCAGTCTTAGCTGCcctgcactggctccctgtaacATTTAGAATTGACTTTAAGGTCCGGCTCCTTACATACAAAGCCCTAAATGGACAAGGACCAAGCTACATCTCCAACATCCTAACAAagtatgttccaaaaagaaccctgcGGTCATCAGCTGCTGGGTTATTAGAAGCTCCCAGAAACAGTCAAAAGAAGATCGGTGATGCAGCCTTTGTCAACTACGCCCCAAAACTATGGAACACACTGCCCAAAAACATCAGGGAAGCCGAGTCGGTAGATATTTTCAAAAGATAACTTAAAACCTATCTCTTCACTCAAACATGAGATAACCGCGCCTTAGTTGCCACTTTCCTTTTATCtatatatcatttatttttactgtctgcattacttttatacttttaaatgtttttatatgatcatttttatcttgtactctttatttgttgatatttttaacttttttatgcCTACGACTCAGTGcagtatttttacctttttatattcataAAACCATTTTTTATATTCCTTTTTATATTATCCTATCTTAGTAGTTGTTCTGTGGAGGAATTTGGAACTGAATTTTGTCAGGGTTATGTTTTATATCACTGCacttaaatatttgtgttttttgttttatttgctgttgttgtttcttGTTTGTACTGttactgtgaagcactttgagctgCGACCTTCGtaagaaaggtgctatataaataaagtttattattatcatcaccgtaaaaagaaaacaatctgCTTTACGGGGAAAATACAGCCTGAGCTTCCATCATTCATTTGTGAGAAGCTTGTCCAAGGAAGGAAAAACGCCAGTAACTTGGGGACAAATATTAATATGAAGAACagggtgtctacaggtttgatcaagttaaatttaagacaccaccatttttaaacaaaatttaagaccaaaaagacactTTGAACCCAAATTTACATTTACCCATGTTTTCTTGCCTTGTCTCGAGACTACGCCGACTAAGAAATTAAGTGCTGAGGtcaaggttgccagatctggctgacaggttccagccccaATTGCAACGTAAAACCCGGCAAAATAatggaaaaccagcccaaatcatACGTTCACTATGTTAAAAccgtaaattattaaatgcgttGTAGATTTCAAGTCataatttaacctttatttaacaagGTAAATCAgttgagaacagtttctcatttacaatgacgaccttGGAGAGGCAGCACAAAGAGTCAAGCACATACAATCACAGTGAAACTAACAATCAAACACgatatataaaaacacacaacacaaaacaaatacGACTAAAAAGTGGTAGCGCTGGTCCGGAAGAGTTacaaacatgtgcaatgatcACAGATGAATGTTGGGAGTGTATTTTTGAAGGACGAGAATGGGATGAAAGTGTGAAGTTTAAGTGTTTGCTGCAGATGATTCCAATCACTAGCAGCAGCGAACTGAAATTAATTATGGCCAAAGGAGGTGCGGGCTTTTGGAAAGACCAGGTTTATGTAACTGCTTGAGCCCAAATTGTATCAACCCGCCCAGtcctatatttttcagcccaattgggcagAAACCCACTGGCAACACTGACTGAGGCGAGACATTCTCCTCAAAACggttaaattaacttttcaaagTGTAacaaaactttttaatgatgaccgaataaattccctctaaaattaagattaaaaaatgAATACACTTGGGTatacatttaagacaaattaagacatttaaaggccttattttaggaaCATTTaagaatttaagactttttaaggacccgCGGCCGCCCTgaagaaagtaaaaaagaaaattgcatTGTGTCCTCACAGTTAAACAATTGTGTCCAAAAACATTAATAAactgtttgtttcttttaagtATTGCTATATGATAGGGTTAATACTGGTTTCTCCTGCAGTTTAAAATGAGTTTAACATGGATAATGAATTTTATGATGAAATTAATCATTAAACACATGTAACCTTGACTGAAATAGCCTTTTTTGCAAATCCTCAGGATTAATTATAGTgatgaacaaataaataaataaatcacaacagttATATTCAGGTCAACAACAtggagacaaaaataaaaataaacattggtTGACATCCTCATTTGGTTGATTATCAATATAATCAACTAAACACTCCAACAACGACGTGTTCTCTGACAGGAGGAATTAAGGTGACCGGCTCAGTAACGAGATCGGCCGTGTGTTATGCAACTCACCTCACCGGCTTTAGGTTGTAAAAGTAGATATCTGAGCCACAGAGCGAACATACAGCACACATGACTGAGTAAATCACTGCATAATTACGTAGACTGTAAGTGAAAGACTTACCGACTCCTGCCGGATGATGGACTGAAAACAGTGAAAGGTCCCGCGATACAGAGGCTTGTCCACActctggacctgcagcctcACCTGGAGGGCAACACAAAGTCACTTATCAGATCAGTTCAAACGTACAAATGTGAAGAATATCTCTGATatatgttagggctgggcgatatatcgagattttaatatatatcgatatattttcaaacgcgatatggtacgagacatcgatttaaaaaataaaataaataatttttttttttttatgattttgatatagcttattttttgacaaattgacttgaatgttttatttgagatttgcacaaatgttttgttatttgaacaactgtcaacctcagtggaaaagtctgcctgttactgtctacattttattaattgcacagtgtattttaattaaattgttatgcaggaaagggatatttgttttattttattcaagaagcatttttattctatatatgcaggcagtttatttttatttcatttgttttatacattttgatattgtgcagacctctgttaataaaggtgcctgtgtgacatttggcacgaggctttgtattaaaactgactgtttttttaagggtttgcctcagaataaaattaagctaacagagatgctatgctataatgctttgggggaaaccccaattatggcacagaaaaaatatcgatatatatcgagtatcgccattcagcttgaaaatatcgagatatgacttttggtccatatcgcccagccctagatacTGCTTACCTTCACTGTGTCGAATGGGTGTCCGACCAGCACTCCGGCAACACCTGGAAGCAGACGAACCACCAAGGATGACTTTTCACCATTTGATTTTAAACAAATT
Protein-coding sequences here:
- the LOC133464622 gene encoding mitochondrial basic amino acids transporter-like, encoding MDFVAGCIGGVAGVLVGHPFDTVKVRLQVQSVDKPLYRGTFHCFQSIIRQESAFGLYKGIGSPMMGLTFINAIVFGVQGNAMRQLAEDTPSNQFLAGAAAGAIQCLICCPMELAKTRMQLQGTGEKKSTRKLYKNSLDCLVRIYKREGLRGVNRGMVTTLIRETPGFGVYFWAYDMLTRSLGCEPDDRYMIPKLLFAGGMAGIASWISTYPVDVIKSRLQADGVGGVHQYSGIADCVRQSVGREGYRVFTRGLTSTLLRAFPVNAATFATVTLVLMYARGLVEGPKDCEGVQPGHRAQIQQQPQPSSL